ACTCTTGAATGCCAAGCTCTAATAGAATCAAAACGATAGTACGCGACAAAAAGTTAGTTTCTTattaatcaaaaataaaataaaaaattgcttCCCAATAATTTAACAACTAAAAGCATCAGCACTGTATAGGttattatgtatgattttctGATATCAACTtggcatttttttcttttctttgtcagGATTTTGGTAACTATATATAAGCTATTATAGCTCTTAGCTCAGTTGGTGAAAGTAAATTCTCTAATGAATTGACAAACACCTTGACTGTAGTCTATCAGCAAAGTATAAGCAATCATTTTCTTTCTCAATAATTTAACAACTAAAAGCATAAGCATTTTGGTAACAATATGCAATCTATTACAGCTCTTATAGCTGAGTGTGAAGTTATGCTTACATTGCACAGTTTATACATTGCTCGGAGTAATTAACATTCTTTTGCTCTACCAAATTCCTCAACTTAACTAGTTTCATTTGATTGCATTGTTTTCTGTTCTTCTTCCGTAATATCATACCAAATCAGAAAGCGATGTTTGACAGAATGGAAAGCATTTTGCTAGAAATATCTCCTTAGTATTGTTCTCTGTTCTAGTTAAATCAGAAAACGATGTTTGCCATAAACGATAAATTATGTTTATCTCATCGTCAAAAGCATATCTTTATGTTAAAGCAACATACAGAAGTTAAATTCCAACGAAAAAAATGGATAGAGCAGATAACTATCCAAAGTTTTAGGAAATAAGTATACTTCCATTGCTGGGATTTTGGAAGCAATTCAGGAATTTGTTTTCAGCAATCATATGAAAAGATATGTTTTAGTCCTTGCTGATGTGCTGATGTGCAGATATGCTGTAGTACAACACAAAAGGCGTATCATTTACGAACAGTTATCTACTACAACTAGGGAGATTAAAATAAAATGCCTAAACAAAGTATCAACTACAAACcgtcttttattatttattaaaggAAAAGTAAGCATAGAATAAGACTTTTGAGAATAACAATCTCCTCCATCATATCCATTCCCATACTTGTATCTTTACACACAAGGATTCCCAACAACTATCTAAAAAACGATAATAAGCATGTCTCCATGATCTCTTGAAAAGCAAACAAGAACATACTCCCCAAAAGTTAAGACCAAATCCTATTGACATTGCAATGTAGAACCAATCCAGTTCATCTTCATCTCGCTCATCCTTTTCGGTATCAACATGACGAATTTGACCACCTAAACTGCAGTTCACCAAGAGTGGAAGCCCACAAAGCTCATTTCCCTGGAAACTCGAGGAATTAAAGCTTTGAAGTTGACTGCCCACAGGTATCTTTCCTGACAAACTGTTATAAGACAGATTCAGGAAGCTCAAAGTTGACAAACTCGAAATGCTTTGCGGGATTTGACCGGAAAGTTGATTTTCTGAAAGATCAAGGGATTCGAGCACTTTCATGTCGCCAATGCCATTTGGGATCCTACCTGTCAGATGGTTTTTTGAGAAATTACAGATTCTCAATTCTACAAGACTAGTGAAACTTATGGGAATATCTCCAGAGAGATTATTGATTGACATATCCATGCTAGTAACCAATGCCAATGTTTTATCATACTGGTAAATATTGCCTTTAGTTGTCACCATTGCGCTTTCTCTCACAGGTACTCTACTATAATTATAATTGTAATCAATATCAGCTTCCCTCCACTTACTTCCGGCGATCATTGCTATTAAATTGCCTATACACCTTGGTATAGTTCCAAAGAAACTATTGTTGGCAAGGTCTAAGATTTGAAGATCTTTGAGGTAACAAATTTCTGGAGGCAATTCACCATAAAATCTGTTTGAGCTAAGGCTAAGGATTATCAGATCTGAAAACTTCATTCCTAACCATGGTGGCAGTTGTCCAACGAATTCGTTCTCAGCTAAATCGATTTTCAGCAACTTTGTACAGTCTGACAATGATGAAGGTAGTGGACCAGTAAGCCGATTTCTTCGGAAGTCCAAAgatttcaaattacttaaaaccTCCATGGATTTTGGTATGCCTCCAATCAAGTTATTGTCCCTCAAGTTTAAAACTATCAACTCTGGCCAATTTATCCAACAATCAGGAATTTCTCCTGACAAATCATTTCCCTCGAGGTTTAAGAACTCCAATATGTAGGATACGTTGTCATTTGTTTCACACAAGAAGTGAGATAAACCTCCTGAAAAGGAATTGTTCGAGAGGTCTAGCGCATTTACATTCGGTGAAATCTGCGGCAGCGGACCAGTGAATTTGTTGCCCGATAACATTAACCAAGAAGGTATTGAAATGATTGGAACCTCACCAACAAATTGGTTATGAGAAAGATCGAGAAACTGAACTTGGGAAGATAAGTTCCAAAACCAAGTTGGGACCTCACCTTGTATTCCACCATTTGATATGTCCACACGCTGTATATATTTTTGAGTTTGGAGCCACATGGGAAAGTGAGGACCTATATTCCAGCCGCTTATTTCAATATCTAAGGCTTGGAAAGATGGAATCCAATTCTGACTCACTCCTAAAGTCAGATTATTATCAGATGCTTTGAAATATTCTAATTTTGTCAAGTTAGTGAAATGATTTTCTGTTACAACACCTTCCAACCTATTGTTAGAGATGTCAAACCATTCTAGCATTGAGAGTTGGCCAAGACTTTCTGGGAGTGTTCCAGTCAGTTTGTTGTTTCCTAATCCCAATTGCGTCAAAGAAAAACTATTTCTCAATCCTGCTGGAAGGAAATTACTCCTACTGTTGAACAATTCAAATACTTCTCCCTCGAATAGATTTTTTGAGAGAGAAAGCGAACTTAATTTCGATAACTTTCCAATGACATTCGGTAATTTTCCAGAAAGCATATTTTCAGAAAGGTCAATACTAGTTAttgagctcaaatttgaaatCGCATTTGAAACTAATCCCTTAATATTGTTTGCGTTAAGAAAAAGTGAATCCAAATCTTTGCATCGATAGATCCAATTCGGGATAGTGGAGTTGAGCTTGTTGTATGCAAGATATAGATTTCTAAGTTTTGTTACATTTCCGGCCTCACGCGGTATCGCACCAATTAAATTACTATAAGCCAAATTAAGAGAAACAAGATTAGGGAGATTGAAAACCCATTTGGGAATAGATGAACTAAAGTTGTTCCCAGAAAGGTCGAGTGTTTCAAGTGAAGAAAAATTATGATGAAGTAGAGGCGGTATATGATGAAGACTACACTTATATAAACGAAGATCAACAAGAGAAGGAAGCATGTTAATGACCTGCAGCCAGTTAGTTACATTGCTGAGATCCACATCCTCCATCTCCAAGTTCTCAAGATTAGAAAGACTTGGCAGCCAATCAAAGTTATAGATCCTTAGATCATATCTTGATAAGTGCACGTACAAACCATTGCCTATGTGTAGCTCAATCACATGACGAGTTAGATTGTGGCACACAACTCCTTCCCATTCACAACAATCTTTTCCAACAATCCAAGAGGAGAGAAAATTTGCGGGATCATATACTTCTTTCTTTAGACTCTCCAACGTTTGTTGCTCATTTTCTCTGCAAATGCCAATACAAACACTAAGCTTGGTGTTTGTCAaaatgaaaaacaagaaaaaacagAATGTTATTGCTAACACCTTCATGATGTGCAAAGGTTTAGACTAGGAACTGAAAAGTATGTATTAAATAGTTGTTTGCTTATAGAGTGTTATTAGGGaaggtatacatatatatagaatTAAGAGCTCTGTAGTTGAAGAATACATTGTCTAGAAAGATATTGACCGTAAAATTCGAAGACTTGTTGATTTTAAagtattttgtccttttaaaaacTATACAAAAGAATATAATTGGTGGATCTCAATTTCTTGCTAACTCAAGTCTTCTGCAGAGTACAATAAGTGTCATTGTTCGGGGCTATAACACCGTCCTAAACTCCTTTTAGTTTGTACTGATCATTTTATAAATTCTTTAATTGGAGGAAAAATTACCTTTTTTAGTAAATAAAATTACCCTTACTTGGAGGTAATTTCTTAGTTAATTCCATGAAAAATAATGATCTCTCAACTCTAAAGAGATTAAAACGTAAAATATTTTCAAACCATCAGATTAGCCATAAACATTCCTCAACTTTTGgataaaatatattataaaagGTACTCTATAAGTGTCCAAAAAGTATGCCTTTGAAGTTTCCACCAAGAAGATGACAGGATTGGAAAAATTTGAAGTATCAAAATGTGTGTGAAACGACTATCACACAACGACGAAAATAAATTCCTCTGACCCAAAAAAGGGTTTTATCGAGTAAAAAAGAAAACTATATGACATATAATGGACTGTTGTCATACATCTTATAATGAAAAACGttatcacataaattaaaaccAAGATAATATACTAGTAATTTTCCTTGTTCATTAAATAGTCTTCGTAGAACAAGTCTTTCTACAAAGTCTTCTTTGCCCATGGTGCCCTTTTCTTCACGTACCAATGATTTGTTTCTATTTACTTAAACCCCTATTTTGGGGTAGAAGAATTTTCCTTAATTGTCTCAAACTTCTGATGCGCTAAACCATAAAGATTTGGGACCAAAACAACTAGCGATAATCATTGAATAAGTTTCATCATGTTGAAGCGGATTAGAAGCGCGGAATGTATTTTCACCCTTTCTAAGTTTTATATAGCTTCTTTTTAGATATTTAATTGTCTAATTTATACGATTCATCATTTTCCCTTATCCATTTCCCTTAGTTAATTTTtatctcctttctttttttttggtttgaaaGTTGTAAGTGTTTGCGAGAGAAGTCATTTTCGATTGAAATTTGGTTGTTGAGTAAAccataattttcataaaatacaTATTTTAAACATTAGTAATAATATTATCATATTGAAAAGTGTCTTAATAAAttttttgcatattaaaaatgaATAATACTGTCTAAGAATTTATTGGAGAAAGTTACATGGGAatatatttttccttttaatatACAAAAAATTATAATTGGTGGAACTTAATTTAACTTCTTGCTAAATCAAGAGGACTCCCACAACAATAAGTCTTCTCCACAA
This genomic stretch from Nicotiana sylvestris chromosome 9, ASM39365v2, whole genome shotgun sequence harbors:
- the LOC104210955 gene encoding receptor-like protein EIX2, whose product is MKVLAITFCFFLFFILTNTKLSVCIGICRENEQQTLESLKKEVYDPANFLSSWIVGKDCCEWEGVVCHNLTRHVIELHIGNGLYVHLSRYDLRIYNFDWLPSLSNLENLEMEDVDLSNVTNWLQVINMLPSLVDLRLYKCSLHHIPPLLHHNFSSLETLDLSGNNFSSSIPKWVFNLPNLVSLNLAYSNLIGAIPREAGNVTKLRNLYLAYNKLNSTIPNWIYRCKDLDSLFLNANNIKGLVSNAISNLSSITSIDLSENMLSGKLPNVIGKLSKLSSLSLSKNLFEGEVFELFNSRSNFLPAGLRNSFSLTQLGLGNNKLTGTLPESLGQLSMLEWFDISNNRLEGVVTENHFTNLTKLEYFKASDNNLTLGVSQNWIPSFQALDIEISGWNIGPHFPMWLQTQKYIQRVDISNGGIQGEVPTWFWNLSSQVQFLDLSHNQFVGEVPIISIPSWLMLSGNKFTGPLPQISPNVNALDLSNNSFSGGLSHFLCETNDNVSYILEFLNLEGNDLSGEIPDCWINWPELIVLNLRDNNLIGGIPKSMEVLSNLKSLDFRRNRLTGPLPSSLSDCTKLLKIDLAENEFVGQLPPWLGMKFSDLIILSLSSNRFYGELPPEICYLKDLQILDLANNSFFGTIPRCIGNLIAMIAGSKWREADIDYNYNYSRVPVRESAMVTTKGNIYQYDKTLALVTSMDMSINNLSGDIPISFTSLVELRICNFSKNHLTGRIPNGIGDMKVLESLDLSENQLSGQIPQSISSLSTLSFLNLSYNSLSGKIPVGSQLQSFNSSSFQGNELCGLPLLVNCSLGGQIRHVDTEKDERDEDELDWFYIAMSIGFGLNFWGVCSCLLFKRSWRHAYYRFLDSCWESLCVKIQVWEWI